The Streptomyces nigra genome includes the window GACGACGGCCGCTACCGGAGCGCTGTGAGGGAGGGGCGGCCGGACCGACAGCCGATGTTCACCAGCCTCGACGGGGCCGAGGCGGCGTGGGTGGACGGCACCCGCGAGGAGGTGGACACGATCATCCTGGCCACCGGATACCGCCCTGACGTCCCCTACCTCGCGGACCTCGACGGCGCCCTCGATGCCGGCGGCCACCCCCGGCACCGCGGCGGCGCGGCGCTCACGGTTCCGGGTCTGGCGTTCGTCGGGCTGGAGTGGCAGCGCGCCCTGTCGTCGAACTCCCTGCGCGGCGTAGGCCGGGACGCCGCCCGCGTCGCCCGTCACCTGTCGGCCCGCCTCGGGCGTCGATGACCCTGGCCCGCTTGGTTCGACATGTGTCAACATAGACGCATGTCGAACGCGAAGGTGTTGCCGCTGCTGGAACCCGAGGGCCAGAGTGTGGCGCCGTGCTGCCCGCCGCTGACCGAGCGGCCCCTGGACGCCGCGGAGGCCGAGACCGCCGCCCGTATGTTCAAGGCGCTGGGCGACCCCGTACGGCTCCGGCTGTTCTCCGCGGTCGCCTCGCACGAGGGCGGCGAGGCGTGCGTGTGCGACATCTCCGACGTCGGCGTCTCCCAGCCGACCGTCTCCCACCACCTGAAGAAGCTCAAGGAAGCCGGTCTCCTGACCTCCGAGCGCCGCGGCACATGGGTCTACTACCGGGTGGAGCCGTCCGTCCTGGCCGCCATGGGCCAGTTGCTGATCAAGGCGTCGACCGCGGCCTGAGGTCAGGCCGCGGTCGGGGCCAGGCACTGTCGGTGGCGTGGGGCACCAGGACGCGATGGCTGTCGATATCCCCTGGTCCCGTGCGCAGTTGGCCGATTTTCTCGACCTCACCGCCCTCTGCGGCCCCGCGGATCCACCGGACGTCAGCAATCTCAGCTCCCGTCTTTCCACCCGCGGCTCACAAACGACACAGTGGCCGGTGCTCATGCGGTGGAGCAGATCCTCGACCGCGTGCTTCCCCACACGGTGTGCCCCTGGACGAGGGTGATCGTGATCCACCCTCGTCCAGGGGCCCGGTCCGGCGACGGAGGCTCAGTGCGCGGCGCGGCGGGCCAGCGCCCCGCGCGAGCGGGTCACCAGTGCGGCCAGCAGGGCGGCGCCGAGGGGCACGGCCACCAGGAGGGCGGCGAGTGTCTCCCAGGGGACGACGATCGGCACGTACGGCGGGGCGTCACCGACGCCGCCCCACCCCTGGTCGAGAGCCTCCTGGTAGGAGCGCATCCGCTCACGCTCCTCGGTGAGCCGCAGTCCGACCGCGGGCAGGAGACCGGCCGCCGAGCCGAGGACCACACCCATCGCGGCGATCACACCGCACTGGAAGCCGCTGAGCGTGCGGCGCACCCGGGGCGGGGCGCCGACCGCGGCGAGCGTCTTGAGATCGGCCTCCGCGTCGGCCTGGGCGAGACCGGTGGCTATGCCGGCCGCACCGATGGTGACCAGGCCGGCGAAGACGGTCAGCGCGAGCAGGACGAGCTTGTTCTCGTCGACCCAGCCCTCCTCCACGGTCAGCTCGACGTTGCTGCCGAGCTTGGCGATCTCGGCGTCGAGCCTCTGCCGCTGCTCGGTGCTGGGCATCCGGTCGGTGCTGAAGACGGCGCCGAGGGGGACGGTGGTCAGTCCGGCGGCCTCGGCGGCGGCGGGACTGAGCACGCTCTCCACTCCGTAGGAGTCGGGCGAGCCGGGCACCTGGTAGGCGGGGAAGGACTTCAGCTCGCCCGGGACCGGCTTGTTCTGCTCGACGGCGCGGTCGGCGGCCTTCGGGTCGGTGATCAGCTTGATGCCGACGGTGCCGTTCCTGTCGACCTGGGGCCTGTGGAAGCTGAGGAGCTTTCCGTCGGCGAGGGCCTTGGCAGCACCCGGGTCGTCGATGCCGAGGACCTTCAGGAGCGGGGCGTCGGCGACGAGGAGCCCCTCCTCGACGTAGATGCCGTTGCCGGCGTGCGAGAGGCAGCGCCAGTCCTTGGCGAGGGCGCGCCGCTGCTCCTTGGTGTACTTCTCCGCCGGGTCGGAGCCGTCGGGGGAGACGGCCCACAGCGGGCACTCGTTGGCCGGCGGGATGACGACGTCGAAGCGGCCACAGCCCTCGCCCTCGCCGTACGGGGCGCAGCCGGGCTTGCCGACGGCGATCCGGAACACGTCGGCGCGGACGTCGACGGGCAGCGTCCGCTGCACGGCGTCGCGGACCGCGGGGACGTCCCGGCCTCCCTCCTCGGTGACGAGTGCGGCGACGGCCCCGTGCGGCAGGCTGGCCTGATACTCGGCCAGACTCTGGGCGTCGCGGCTCGCGGCGTACGTCGAGACGGCGACGGTGCCCGCGACGGCGGCCAGGACGGCGGCGACAGCGGGTGCCGTACGGCCCCGGTTGCGGACGGCGTCCCGCAGGGCGAGGCGCGGCGAGAGCGGCAGCCAGCGGCCGGCCCGGCCGAACAGGCCGACCAGGGCGGGCGTCATGGCGACCACACCCAGCTCGGCGATGGCCGAGCCACCCGCGACCAGGACGAACTGGTCGGAGACGACCGAGCCGTACAGGCCGATGGTCGCGCCGAGCAGGACGGCGCCGAAGCCGATCAGCGGCAGCACGCGGTTGCTGCGGCGCACGCCGCGACGGCCGGTGAGGGAGGCCAGGACGGTCTGCCGGGAGGCGGTGACGGCCGGGATGACCGCGGAGAGCAGGCCGGTGAGGACGGCGAGCGCGGCGATGGCGAGCAGTTCCAGCGGCCTGACGGTGAAGCCGCCGAACCGCTGCCCCATGTAGTCCTCGAGGAGCGGACGGAGGGCGAAGGTCAGGACCAGGGCGAGGACGATGCCGACCAGGGCCGCCGCGACGCCGATGACCAGGCCGCCGCTCAGCACGATGGCCCGGACATGGCTGCGGGCACCGCCGTTGGCGCCGACCAGGCCGAGCTGGCGGCGGGAACGACGGGCGCCGACGGCGAAGGCGGGACCGGCGAGCAGGCAGATCTCCAGCATCGCCAAGCCGACGACCGTGCCCACGGCGGCGAGCGCGGCGGCGTCGGTACCCCCGCTGTTGTAGTTGGCCCAGTCTTTTCTCTGGTAGAGCGGCACCTCGGAGTCGGCGGGCGGGTCGAGTGCCACGACGCGCGAGGCGACCAGGACACCCTTGGCGTTGATCCCCTGGACCGTGTTCCACGTGAAACCACCGGCCTTCTTCACCAGGTAGGTGGTGGAGATGTCGGGCTTCGGCAGCCCGGCCTTCTCGACCGCCTTGGCGTACGGCGCGAGGAAGGCCCCCGGCAGGGCGTTGACCTGCTGTGCCGTGAGGTCGCTGGGCAGCTCGTACGAGCCGCTGATCACATAGGTGCGGTCGAAGCCGCGGGCGGTGAGGGTGGAGCCGACGGACAGCCCGCTGCTCTCCAGGAACCGGGTGGTCGCGGCGATCTCGTCGTTCTTCTCGGGGAAGCGGCCCTCCTGCAGCCGCATGATGCCCCGGGCCACGGGATCGGCGGCGGCCAGCTCACGGACCTCGGTCTGGAGCAGACCGTGCGTGGTGGTCAGCTTGGCGGTGCCGCTGCTGTCGGTCAGCACCGTCGAACCGGCCGGGATGGTCTTGGTGACATCGGTCGGGCCGTCGGGCCAGGATGCGCCCGGTGAGGAGTAGTCCCCGGCCGGGGTGCTCTGCTCGCCCGCGGGGTCCTGCAGGATGGCCACGCCGGCCGTTCGGGCGTCGGAGAAGCGGGCGTCGGCGGCGCCCAGGGTGCGCTCCATCCGCTGCGCGGGGGTGAGTTCGGCGCTGCGTACGGTCAGGTCCAGGGCGCTCACGCCCAGGATCGGCAGCGCGATCATGGCGAGGACGAGGAAGCTGCGGCCCTTGGAGCGCCAGGCGTCACGGCGGGCGATGCGGACCGCGGCCCGCCAGGAGTGGAACCAGGTCGTCACCGCTGGGCCGCCCGGCCGGTCAGGAGCGAGTCGGCGTCGCTGCGCAGGGTCTGGTCGACGACGGCGCCGTCCCGCAGGAAGACGACCCGGTCGGCCCAGGCGGCGAACCGCGGCTCGTGGGTGACCATGACGCCGGCGGCTCCGGCGTCGCAGCGGGAGCGCAGCAAGCCCAGCACGGACTCGCCGGTCTCGGAGTCGAGGGCGCCGGTGGGCTCGTCGGCGAGGACGAGCCGGCGGTCGCCGACGAGGGCGCGGGCGATGGCCACGCGCTGCTGCTGGCCGCCGGACATCTCGTCGGGGAACCGGTCGGCGAGTTGGCCGAGGTCCATCTCGGCGAGGGCGGCGAGGGCCTCGGTGCGGGCCTTGCGGGTCGATATGCCGTCCAGTTCGCGGGGCAGGGCCACATTCTCGGCGGCGGTGAGGGCCGGGATGAGGTTGTAGTCCTGGAAGACGTAGCCGATGCTGCGGCGGCGCAGGGCTGCGAGCCCCTTGATGCCGAGGGCGGTGATGTCGGTGCCCTCGACGAAGACCTGCCCGGAGGTGGGGTTGTCGAGGCCGCCGGCGATGGTGAGCAGGGTGGACTTGCCGGAGCCCGACGGGCCCATGACGGCGACGAGTTCACCGGGGTGGACGTCGAGGTCGATGCCGCGCAGGGCGTGCACCTCGGTGGCGCCGGAGCCGTGCACGCGGGTCAGGTTCCGCAGGCTCAGCACGGGCTGCTGCTGTGGTGTGGACATGGTTTCCCCTCGGGCGTACGCCGGCGAGCGGCCGGACGTCGGTGCGACGGACGGTCGTTGGCAGCGCCGTGCGTACGGTATGGGTCTGGTCGGGTGGTTCGGAGCCTTCAAGTGCTACGAGTGGGCCGGGTGGAGCGGGTGGACTCGGTCGGCCCCGTGGGTCCGGTCGTTCGGGCGCTCAGGACGAAGGTGTCGCGGCCGTGGCCTGCTCCGTCGCGCTGTTCGGCGAGGGCGGCCGCTCGTGAAGGTCGGACGTCACGGGCGGTGGCGTGCGGTCTTCTCTGCCCTGCCTGCCGCCCGCGCCCCCGTCCCCGCCGCTCCCGCCACCGCCCCTGGCGAGGCCGGCTCCGGCCCCACCGCCTGGGCGGTCGACGAGAGCCGGATCAGCCGGGACTCGCAGTGGTCGAGCCAGCGCGCCTCGGCCTCGGTCTGGAAGATCAGCTGCTCCAGGACGAGGAGCCAGGCGATGTCGTCCCGCTCCCGGTCCCCGTTCTTCTCCACGGCGGTGAGGGCCTGCGCCTTCAGCCGGGTGTAGTCCTGCATGGCCTTCACGGTGTGCCGGCGCTGGGACTGGATGACGTCACGGATGTCGACCCCTGGCGCCCCGACGGCCATGGCCAGCTTGATGGCCAGCTCGTCACGGGCCGGGCTGGTGCGGTCGACGGGGTGCTCGAACCAGCTGCGAAGTTCGTCGCGACCACTGTCGGTGATCGCGTAGAGCGCGTGGCCGGCCTCGTCCTCACCGTCCTGCACGACCATGCCGTCGCGTTCGAGCCGGCTGAGCGTCGTGTAGACCTGACCCACGTTGAGCGGCCAGGTGGAGCCGGTGCGGGACTCGAACTCCGTACGGAGCTGTGAGCCGTAGCGCGGGCCGCGTTCGAGGAGGGCGAGAAGCCCGTGCCGGATGGACATACCGAGTATGTATACCGAGTAAGTCCGCGGTGGACAACCGACCTGAGGCGGACGCCGGAGGTCCGACTCAAGGGGGACCCGGGCCGTCACGAGTCGCTCGGCGGCGGCGCATCCGCACCCCGAGGCAGCCGATGCCGAGGGCCCACCGGAGCCGGCCCCACGCCCGGTGTGAACGCGGGAATCCGCCGGTCGGAGAGGCCGAGGGGGGCCTCGATACCGCCTCCCGTGAGCGGCCGTCGACTGCTCCGCGGGCAAGCTCTCGGCGGCCGGGGCGTCCGTCTTGGGTACCGCATCGCCCACCTCGTCCGGCTCCTCATCTGTTGCCGTTGTGGTACGAGCGGGCTTCACCGGGCCCGTGGAGGACGGCGAGCCGGAGGGGTCGGCCGGTCGGCCGGGCGGCTCCCGGCCCTCCCGGCCGGCGCCCCCGAGGGCGGCGGAGTCGCCGGGCGCGGGCGCGTCGGGCGGCCCCGACGGCTCGGGACCCGCCGGACGGGCGGGTCCGGCGGGTCCGGAGGAAGGCGACGCCGTGGGGAGTCACGGCGCTCCGGCGGTCCTGAGCGCGTCCGCCGCCCGCCGAGGGCGACGGCACCCCGGTCCACCAGGGCCGGGGTGCCGTCTTTCTCGCAGTTCAGGGCTGGTGTGCCGCGTCCACGTCCACCATCAGCAGTTGCAGCGCCGCCTCATGCGGGGAATCTGGTTCCGCGTGGTAGAACTTCAGGATGTTGCCGTCCTGAAGGTCCGCCGACTGGTACATCAGCTCCAGTTCGCCGACCACCGGATGATCGAAGAGCTTGGTGCCCTCGACACAGTTGGACACCCGCTGGCGGCACCACAGGGCAGCGAACTCCTCGCTGCGAATGGTGAGTTCGCCGATCAGTTCGGCCAGGCGCGGATCGTGCCGGTGGTTGCCGGAGATGAAGCGCAGATACGTCACGTTCGCCTCCGACTCGGCGCCCCAGTCGGCGTACAGCGTCCGGACGTTGTCGTCGAGGAAGTTCATCTTGATGATGTTCGGGCGCTGTTCGGGCTGCTCCGGGGCGTCGAAGTCCAGGTGCGGCGCGAACAGCCGGTGGTAGAGGGCGTTCCAGCTGAGGATGTCGCAGCGGTAGTTGAGGACGGCGACCGCCACGTTCCCGAGGGACTCGACGAGCATCCTCGTGCAGGGGCTGATCCGGTCGCCGCTCGGCGCCGGCTCATGGGGGTTCTGCACCGGCGTACCGATCTTGAGCAGGTAGTCCCGCTCGTCGGCGGTCAGTTGCAGGGCCCGGGCGATGGACAGCAGCACCTGGGGCGAGGCGTGTGCGGTCTGCGACTGCTCCAGCCGTGTGTAGTAGGTCTGGCTCACTCCCGCGAGCGCGGCCACCTCCTCGCGGCGCAGGCCCGGGACGCGCCGGGAGCCGCTGGATCGAAGGCCCATCTGCTCCGGCCGTACGCGTTCGCGCATCTGGCGGAGGTAGCTGCCGAGGTCCGTGTTCACGATGTGCTCCACCTTCACGACTCTAGGAGGAGGAAGTCCGGTACGGGACGGCGATGCGCGACGGCCGGGAAGGCGGTACGGGGGATCCGTCTTCCCGGCCGTGCGGTGCCGCGAGGTGACGGGGGATGCGCCCTCCTGGCCGTCCGGGGCCGCTGTCCGTGACTCAGCCGGACAGGGCCGTCCTGCGGCGCAACGCCACCCCCAGCAGCAGTCCCACCACGACCTGGCAGCCGCCGGCGATGCCGATGGCCGTGTGGATGCCGTTCAGTTCCTCGGCCGCGGTCACCGTGCCGTGGCCGATGACGGCCGCGAACACGGCGCTGATCAGCGGGATGCCGATGGCGATGCCGACCTGCTGGCTCTGCGTGGCCATGCCCGTCGCCATGCCCTGCAGGTCGGAGTCGACGGACGAGGTGGCGATGACCATGAAGGACAGGGCCGCCGTCATGGAGAAGAAGGCGTTCACGAACTGTGTGGCGATCAGCGGGATCAGCCAGCGGGAGTCCGCGGTCGCCCACAGCGCGGGCAGCATGAACGCGCCCTGCAGGAACAGCGAGACACCGAGCAGGGTGCGCGGCTGGACGCGCTGGAGGATGCGCGGGCCGACCGTGCCGGCGATGATCTGGCCCACGCCGATGCCGAGCAGCACCAGGCCGGCGACGAGGGAGGAGAGGCCGAGCACGTCCTGGACGTACAGGCCGGTGAAGAAGATCAGCGCGGTCTCGCCGCCGAAGATGAACAGGGCGGCCAGGTTGCCGAACGCGATGTCGGGCTTCTTCAGGACGCGCACCGGCACCAGGGCGTCGGCGGTACGGCTCTCCACCGCCCAGAACACGGCCAGCAGCACGGCACCGCCGATCAGGGCGGCGCCCGCGATCAGGTCGAAGCCCTCCTCGCCGACGCGGGTGACGCCGTAGATGCCGGAGAAGAGGCCGAGGGTGATCAGGACGGCACCGGGCAGGTCGATCCGGGTGCGCTGCGCGGCCCTGCTCTCGTCGACGACCAGCGGCACGACCAGGATGGCGGCGATGGCCACGGGGATGTTGATGAAGAACGCCCAGCGCCAGGAGAACACGTCGGTGAGGACACCGCCGAGGACCGCGCCGACACTGAAACCGGAGCTCATCATCACGCTGTTCAGGCCGAGCGCACGGGTGCGCAGGGTGGGCTCGGTGAAGGCGGTGGTGAGCAGGGCGAGCGCGGCAGGCGTGACCGCGGCGGTGGCCAGGCCCTGGAGGGTACGGGCGACGAGCAGCAACCCCGGGGAGTCCGCGATGCCGCCGATGAGGGACGAGACGGCGAGGACGGCCATCCCCGCGGTGAAGATGCGCCGACGCCCCACGTAGTCGCCCACGCGCCCGAACACCAGGGTGCAGCCGGCGGCGCACAGCGCGAACGTCGTGGTGATCCACTGGAGGCTGCCGGTGGAGAACCCCAGGGCGGTGCCGACCTCGGGGAGCGCGACGTTCAGGACGGAGAAGTCGGCGGCCATCATGAACTGCGAGGCCAGGAGCACCACCAGGGCGGCGACCTGACGGCCGGTCATCCTGACTGGACTCGCCTGCTCGGCTGGGGAACTCGTGGTGGTGTCAGCGGTGGTCATGCCCCCACCCTCGGCCGCCCGGCCGACCCCAGCCAGACCCCTCCTGACGCCACTCCTGGGGAGACTGTCACTGGGAGTGCCACCTTCGGCGATCGCCGTGGGCGCGTTCCCCCACGCCTCCTTCACCATGTCCTCAGCCTGTGACAACGGTGTCCTGGAACGACTGCGGTGGGAGCCTTCGGGCTCCGGAGGCCCTCATAGTGATCGAGTGACCGCAAAGCC containing:
- a CDS encoding ArsR/SmtB family transcription factor, yielding MSNAKVLPLLEPEGQSVAPCCPPLTERPLDAAEAETAARMFKALGDPVRLRLFSAVASHEGGEACVCDISDVGVSQPTVSHHLKKLKEAGLLTSERRGTWVYYRVEPSVLAAMGQLLIKASTAA
- a CDS encoding FtsX-like permease family protein — translated: MTTWFHSWRAAVRIARRDAWRSKGRSFLVLAMIALPILGVSALDLTVRSAELTPAQRMERTLGAADARFSDARTAGVAILQDPAGEQSTPAGDYSSPGASWPDGPTDVTKTIPAGSTVLTDSSGTAKLTTTHGLLQTEVRELAAADPVARGIMRLQEGRFPEKNDEIAATTRFLESSGLSVGSTLTARGFDRTYVISGSYELPSDLTAQQVNALPGAFLAPYAKAVEKAGLPKPDISTTYLVKKAGGFTWNTVQGINAKGVLVASRVVALDPPADSEVPLYQRKDWANYNSGGTDAAALAAVGTVVGLAMLEICLLAGPAFAVGARRSRRQLGLVGANGGARSHVRAIVLSGGLVIGVAAALVGIVLALVLTFALRPLLEDYMGQRFGGFTVRPLELLAIAALAVLTGLLSAVIPAVTASRQTVLASLTGRRGVRRSNRVLPLIGFGAVLLGATIGLYGSVVSDQFVLVAGGSAIAELGVVAMTPALVGLFGRAGRWLPLSPRLALRDAVRNRGRTAPAVAAVLAAVAGTVAVSTYAASRDAQSLAEYQASLPHGAVAALVTEEGGRDVPAVRDAVQRTLPVDVRADVFRIAVGKPGCAPYGEGEGCGRFDVVIPPANECPLWAVSPDGSDPAEKYTKEQRRALAKDWRCLSHAGNGIYVEEGLLVADAPLLKVLGIDDPGAAKALADGKLLSFHRPQVDRNGTVGIKLITDPKAADRAVEQNKPVPGELKSFPAYQVPGSPDSYGVESVLSPAAAEAAGLTTVPLGAVFSTDRMPSTEQRQRLDAEIAKLGSNVELTVEEGWVDENKLVLLALTVFAGLVTIGAAGIATGLAQADAEADLKTLAAVGAPPRVRRTLSGFQCGVIAAMGVVLGSAAGLLPAVGLRLTEERERMRSYQEALDQGWGGVGDAPPYVPIVVPWETLAALLVAVPLGAALLAALVTRSRGALARRAAH
- a CDS encoding ABC transporter ATP-binding protein encodes the protein MSTPQQQPVLSLRNLTRVHGSGATEVHALRGIDLDVHPGELVAVMGPSGSGKSTLLTIAGGLDNPTSGQVFVEGTDITALGIKGLAALRRRSIGYVFQDYNLIPALTAAENVALPRELDGISTRKARTEALAALAEMDLGQLADRFPDEMSGGQQQRVAIARALVGDRRLVLADEPTGALDSETGESVLGLLRSRCDAGAAGVMVTHEPRFAAWADRVVFLRDGAVVDQTLRSDADSLLTGRAAQR
- a CDS encoding PadR family transcriptional regulator, with product MSIRHGLLALLERGPRYGSQLRTEFESRTGSTWPLNVGQVYTTLSRLERDGMVVQDGEDEAGHALYAITDSGRDELRSWFEHPVDRTSPARDELAIKLAMAVGAPGVDIRDVIQSQRRHTVKAMQDYTRLKAQALTAVEKNGDRERDDIAWLLVLEQLIFQTEAEARWLDHCESRLIRLSSTAQAVGPEPASPGAVAGAAGTGARAAGRAEKTARHRP
- a CDS encoding helix-turn-helix transcriptional regulator, with protein sequence MEHIVNTDLGSYLRQMRERVRPEQMGLRSSGSRRVPGLRREEVAALAGVSQTYYTRLEQSQTAHASPQVLLSIARALQLTADERDYLLKIGTPVQNPHEPAPSGDRISPCTRMLVESLGNVAVAVLNYRCDILSWNALYHRLFAPHLDFDAPEQPEQRPNIIKMNFLDDNVRTLYADWGAESEANVTYLRFISGNHRHDPRLAELIGELTIRSEEFAALWCRQRVSNCVEGTKLFDHPVVGELELMYQSADLQDGNILKFYHAEPDSPHEAALQLLMVDVDAAHQP
- a CDS encoding MFS transporter; translation: MTTADTTTSSPAEQASPVRMTGRQVAALVVLLASQFMMAADFSVLNVALPEVGTALGFSTGSLQWITTTFALCAAGCTLVFGRVGDYVGRRRIFTAGMAVLAVSSLIGGIADSPGLLLVARTLQGLATAAVTPAALALLTTAFTEPTLRTRALGLNSVMMSSGFSVGAVLGGVLTDVFSWRWAFFINIPVAIAAILVVPLVVDESRAAQRTRIDLPGAVLITLGLFSGIYGVTRVGEEGFDLIAGAALIGGAVLLAVFWAVESRTADALVPVRVLKKPDIAFGNLAALFIFGGETALIFFTGLYVQDVLGLSSLVAGLVLLGIGVGQIIAGTVGPRILQRVQPRTLLGVSLFLQGAFMLPALWATADSRWLIPLIATQFVNAFFSMTAALSFMVIATSSVDSDLQGMATGMATQSQQVGIAIGIPLISAVFAAVIGHGTVTAAEELNGIHTAIGIAGGCQVVVGLLLGVALRRRTALSG